The Maylandia zebra isolate NMK-2024a linkage group LG7, Mzebra_GT3a, whole genome shotgun sequence genome contains a region encoding:
- the LOC143419756 gene encoding uncharacterized protein LOC143419756, translated as MRLGVCGVVFSFFALLVMSFDMDDFAQRPSIEKLERCTKADLLVVANLFRVDVPLNAKKAEIKHCLVERLVDRGVFGGQKTSPSGSGSLETAVGAEAAGAVPKPSKGRMPSGAEAPVAIQSPVFDPAGQVGVGLVTEDLRLALRLKEVELAAKAKEVELMHLRIRAMELDRSRASDAAPVPVSTLPDTPTIDQFNASKQIVLVPPFREGEVDSYFTAFERIATTLKWPKDVWSLLLQCKLIGRAQEVCASLSIADSLDYEVVKSTILRAYELVPEAYRQKFRACRKFDSQTFVEFAREKTVLFDKWVAASHAEDFTQLKELILLEEFKTCLPENIVVYLNEQKVGLLSKAAVLADEFVLTHRAALSTERREYTSSPRPVRSYRVSPKRQTRSAAIPMSDRKCFYCHEIGHLVAACPSLQRREQANTVRKPKSVGFVRSMSASTSPSNGVGSEGFDESYRPFVSEGFVSLNEKEEDRVPIMILRDTGAAQTLILKGILPFSDDSFCGSDALVWGVKMDVLRVPLHNVFLQSPLVSGSVPVGVRDQLPVPGVAMILGNDLANGKVFSTPRVVEIPVPDISLPNPVAEEHSSSVFPACAVTRAHRRKYGDVDLSDSFLCAGGGPESESETRVPLTGDSEAMLPISPSVTPQLSLEINKKELVSAQQSDPTLVSCFSAANSSDQYPRVYSVEDDVLMRTWYPPTAGDLGWNVFKQVLVPQQYRPKVLGLAHDSFSGHLGIRKTYHRILRHFFWPGLKNDVAQYCRSCHTCQISGKPNQVIPPAPLHPIPVLGEPFEHILIDCVGPLPKTKSGHQYLLTLMCVATRFPEEIPLRTLKVKPVVKALVNFFSIFGLPKAVQTDQGSNFMSRIFAQVLQSLGIKHRKSSAYHPESQGALERFHQTLKSMMRKFCLESQKEWDEGLPLLLLAVRESVQESLGFSPAELVFGHTVRGPLRLLKENFLSDTVAPKENVLDYVSSFRERLHKACAIARDALSATQGKMKRKFDVKAVQRKFEVGDKVLTLLPVPGSSLQAKFSGPYTVQAKLSDTDYVIDTPERRKKCRVCHINMMKPYFAGGVSTVATMGVPVSETRYDPVGDDLVFGCAVGCARLRNSEILRDLRSHLTGVDDDVRNDVCRLIENHPNLFSDTPSCTTVLEHDIDVGDHPPIKQHAYRVNPTKRALFQTEVSYLLENCLAVPSSSAWSSPCLLVPKADKTPRFCTDFRKVNSVTKPDSYPLPRMEDCVDRVGSATFVTKLDLLKGYCTLSCLSGCATLPPHFNGS; from the exons ATGCGGTTGGGTGTCTGCGGagttgtgttttcctttttcgcTTTGCTCGTGATGTCGTTTGACATGGATGATTTTGCGCAACGTCCCTCCATTGAAAAGTTGGAGCGGTGCACAAAAGCAGATTTGTTGGTAGTGGCTAACTTATTCAGGGTGGATGTTCCGTTGAATGCTAAGAAGGCGGAAATTAAACACTGTTTGGTGGAGAGACTGGTGGACAGGGGAGTGTTTGGGGGGCAGAAAACCTCGCCGAGTGGGTCTGGGAGTTTGGAGACGGCAGTGGGGGCGGAAGCTGCTGGGGCCGTCCCGAAGCCTTCCAAGGGGCGGATGCCGTCGGGGGCGGAAGCTCCTGTCGCCATTCAGTCTCCTGTATTTGACCCGGCTGGCCAGGTTGGGGTGGGTTTGGTGACGGAGGATCTCAGGCTTGCCCTTCGCTTGAAGGAGGTGGAGTTGGCGGCTAAGGCTAAGGAAGTTGAGCTCATGCATCTCCGCATTCGAGCTATGGAGCTTGATCGTTCTCGAGCGAGTGACGCTGCTCCCGTTCCTGTAAGTACACTCCCCGACACTCCCACCATAGACCAGTTTAACGCTAGCAAACAGATTGTTTTGGTACCTCCTTTTAGGGAAGGAGAGGTTGACTCATATTTCACTGCTTTTGAGCGCATCGCAACCACTTTAAAATGGCCAAAGGACGTCTGGAGTCTGTTGCTGCAATGCAAATTAATAGGAAGAGCGCAGGAGGTCTGTGCGAGTCTTTCTATTGCGGACAGCTTGGATTATGAGGTTGTCAAATCCACTATTTTGCGGGCTTATGAACTTGTCCCAGAGGCGTATCGACAGAAGTTTCGTGCCTGTCGCAAGTTTGATAGTCAAACGTTTGTGGAATTTGCACGTGAGAAAACTGTCTTATTTGACAAGTGGGTGGCTGCCAGTCACGCGGAGGACTTTACTCAGCTAAAGGAGTTGATCCTGCTGGAAGAGTTCAAGACATGTCTCCCTGAAAACATTGTCGTGTATCTTAATGAGCAGAAGGTGGGGTTACTGTCTAAAGCCGCGGTCCTTGCCGACGAGTTTGTGTTAACTCATCGTGCTGCACTTTCGACAGAGCGCCGTGAGTACACTTCCTCACCTCGTCCTGTCAGAAGTTATAGGGTTTCCCCTAAGCGCCAGACACGTTCTGCTGCTATTCCTATGTCAGAtcgcaaatgtttttattgtcatgaaATCGGGCACCTCGTTGCTGCTTGCCCATCACTACAGCGCAGGGAGCAGGCCAACACGGTGAGGAAGCCGAAAAGTGTGGGTTTCGTTCGTTCTATGTCAGCTTCCACTTCACCTAGCAATGGAGTGGGAAGTGAAGGCTTTGATGAGAGCTACCGCCCTTTTGTGTCGGAGGGGTTTGTTTCGTTGAATGAAAAAGAGGAGGATCGGGTGCCGATCATGATTCTGCGTGACACTGGGGCCGCGCAGACTCTTATTTTGAAGGGTATTCTAcctttttctgatgactcttTTTGTGGTTCGGATGCTCTTGTCTGGGGTGTAAAAATGGATGTACTGCGTGTGCCACTGCACAATGTGTTTCTTCAATCGCCGCTCGTTTCGGGTTCGGTACCGGTTGGCGTGCGCGACCAGTTGCCAGTGCCCGGAGTTGCGATGATTCTGGGGAATGATTTGGCTAACGGAAAAGTGTTTTCTACCCCGAGAGTGGTTGAGATACCGGTGCCTGATATTTCATTACCTAACCCTGTCGCTGAGGAGCATTCCTCCTCTGTTTTTCCTGCTTGCGCGGTAACTCGTGCACATAGGCGCAAGTACGGTGACGTGGATTTATCTGATTCTTTTCTCTGTGCTGGTGGTGGGCCGGAGTCTGAATCTGAAACCCGTGTTCCACTGACGGGCGACTCTGAGGCGATGCTGCCTATTAGCCCATCAGTGACACCTCAACTGTCTTTGGAAATCAACAAAAAGGAGTTGGTTTCGGCACAGCAGAGTGACCCAACTCTTGTGAGTTGTTTTTCCGCTGCCAACTCTAGCGACCAGTACCCTCGTGTTTATAGTGTCGAGGATGACGTGTTGATGCGTACTTGGTATCCGCCTACAGCTGGTGATTTGGGTTGGAATGTGTTTAAACAGGTTCTGGTGCCTCAACAGTACCGACCCAAAGTTCTTGGTCTTGCCCATGACAGTTTTTCTGGACATTTAGGTATTAGGAAAACCTATCACCGCATTCTGCGTCATTTCTTTTGGCCAGGATTGAAGAATGACGTTGCTCAGTATTGTCGTTCTTGTCACACCTGTCAGATTAGTGGTAAGCCTAACCAAGTCATTCCACCCGCTCCATTACACCCTATTCCAGTTTTAGGGGAACCTTTTGAACACATCCTCATCGACTGCGTTGGTCCGCTCCCTAAAACAAAATCGGGTCACCAGTACCTCTTGACTCTGATGTGTGTTGCTACCCGTTTTCCCGAGGAAATTCCGTTGCGCACCCTTAAGGTTAAACCAGTTGTTAAGGCATTGGTGAACtttttctctatttttggttTACCAAAAGCTGTTCAAACTGACCAAGGCTCTAATTTCATGTCTAGGATTTTTGCTCAGGTTTTGCAGTCACTTGGCATTAAACATCGGAAATCTAGTGCCTATCATCCGGAGTCGCAAGGTGCGCTCGAGCGGTTTCATCAGACATTGAAATCGATGATGCGGAAATTTTGCCTTGAGTCTCAAAAGGAGTGGGATGAGGGGTTGCCGCTGCTTCTTTTAGCAGTGAGAGAAAGTGTGCAGGAGTCATTAGGATTTAGCCCTGCTGAGCTGGTGTTCGGTCACACAGTGCGTGGCCCCTTGCGATTGCTTAAGGAGAACTTCCTGTCCGACACTGTTGCCCCTAAGGAAAATGTGTTAGACTATGTGAGCTCTTTCAGAGAGCGTTTGCATAAAGCGTGCGCAATTGCACGGGATGCTCTCAGTGCAACACAAGGTAAGATGAAGAGGAAGTTTGATGTGAAGGCTGTGCAGCGAAAATTTGAGGTTGGTGATAAAGTTTTAACACTTTTACCGGTCCCTGGATCTTCCCTCCAGGCCAAGTTCAGTGGTCCGTATACAGTGCAGGCGAAATTGAGTGACACGGATTATGTCATCGACACCCCAGAGCGAAGGAAAAAGTGCCGTGTGTGTCATATTAATATGATGAAGCCCTACTTTGCTGGTGGTGTGTCAACAGTTGCGACTATGGGGGTGCCGGTTTCCGAAACTCGGTATGACCCAGTAGGTGACGATTTGGTTTTCGGTTGTGCTGTGGGCTGCGCACGACTTAGGAATTCTGAAATCCTACGTGATTTAAGGTCACATTTAACTGGGGTAGACGATGATGTCCGAAATGACGTGTGTCGGTTGATTGAAAATCATCCTAATCTTTTCTCGGACACTCCATCCTGTACCACCGTGTTGGAGCATGATATCGATGTGGGGGACCATCCTCCAATCAAACAGCATGCCTACCGGGTGAATCCCACTAAGCGTGCTCTTTTCCAGACAGAAGTCTCTTATCTGTTGGAGAATTGTCTTGCTGTCCCTAGCTCTAGTGCGTGGAGTTCCCCATGTCTCCTAGTGCCTAAAGCGGATAAGACCCCACGGTTTTGTACAGATTTTCGGAAGGTGAACAGTGTGACCAAGCCTGACTCCTATCCTCTGCCCAGAATGGAGGATTGTGTTGATAGGGTCGGTTCTGCGACCTTCGTTACCAAGCTGGACTTGTTAAAGGGCTATTG TACACTGTCATGCCTTTCGGGTTGCGCAACGCTCCCGCCACATTTCAACGGCTCATGA